The DNA window GCCGTGTAACCTCGCGCCATGCCTGACAGCGATGCGCGGCTGGCCAGCGACCTGTCACTGGCTGTTATGCGGCTGGCCCGCCAACTGCGGTTTCGGAATCCGTCGTCGCCGGTGTCCCTGTCCCAGCTGTCGGCGCTGGCGATGCTGACCAACGAAGGCCCGATGACGCCCGGTGCCCTGGCGATTCGCGAACGCGTCCGGCCGCCGTCGATGACCCGGGTGATCGCGTCGCTGGCCGAAATGGGACTGGTGGACCGCGCGCCGCACCCGGTCGACGGCCGGCAGGTGCTCGTCTCGGTGTCGGAGTCCGGGGCCGAGCTGGTCAAGGCCAACCGCCGTGCCCGCCAGGAGTGGCTCGCCAAGCGGCTGGCGACGTTGAACAGCGAACAACGCGACACCCTGCGTAGCGCGGCCGACCTGATGTTGGCCCTGGTCGACGAAGGCCCGTGAGTTACCGGACCGAAGCCCTGAATATTCAGGACGTTGACGACCCCGACGATCCGAGGCTCGACGATTTCCGCGACCTGAACAGCGTCGATCGCCGTCCCGATCTGCCGTCCGGCAAGGGGCTGGTGATCGCCGAGGGTGTGCTGGTGGTGCAGCGCATGCTCGCCTCACGGTTTCACCCGCATGCCCTGCTGGGCACCGACCGCCGGCTCGCAGAGCTCGAAAACGACCTGGCCGGCGGCGCCGTGCCGTTCTACCGGACCTCCGCCGACGTCATGGCCCGGGTGGTCGGCTTTCATCTCAACCGCGGCGTGCTGGCGGCCGCCCGGCGGGCGCCCGAACCCAGCGTCGCCGAGGTGATCGCCGGGGCCCGCACCG is part of the Mycobacterium mantenii genome and encodes:
- a CDS encoding Rv0880 family HTH-type transcriptional regulator, encoding MPDSDARLASDLSLAVMRLARQLRFRNPSSPVSLSQLSALAMLTNEGPMTPGALAIRERVRPPSMTRVIASLAEMGLVDRAPHPVDGRQVLVSVSESGAELVKANRRARQEWLAKRLATLNSEQRDTLRSAADLMLALVDEGP